Proteins encoded by one window of Nisaea sp.:
- a CDS encoding Hsp20 family protein — MSRMSVFNSPLLLGFDHFERTLDRISKSTADGYPPYNIEQTSSDGLRITLAVAGFGSDELSVQIEDNQLVIRGRQIEEDDRIYLHRGIAARQFLRTFVLAEGIEVQSADLDNGLLHIDLRRPMPEVKVQTIEINAGKKPAASNTSTKLDVERAD; from the coding sequence ATGTCACGTATGTCAGTTTTCAATTCTCCGCTCCTGCTCGGATTCGACCATTTTGAGCGGACGCTCGACCGGATATCGAAGTCCACGGCCGACGGTTACCCGCCCTACAATATCGAGCAAACCTCCAGTGACGGCCTCCGCATCACGCTTGCCGTAGCCGGTTTCGGCTCCGACGAACTCAGCGTGCAGATCGAGGACAATCAGCTGGTCATTCGCGGCCGGCAGATCGAGGAAGACGACAGGATTTACCTGCATCGCGGTATTGCCGCGCGCCAGTTCCTGCGCACGTTTGTTCTGGCAGAGGGTATCGAGGTTCAATCCGCAGACCTCGACAACGGCCTTCTCCACATCGATCTCCGCCGCCCGATGCCCGAGGTGAAGGTTCAGACGATCGAGATCAATGCCGGCAAGAAGCCGGCGGCATCGAACACAAGCACAAAGCTCGATGTCGAGCGGGCTGACTAA
- the ptsN gene encoding PTS IIA-like nitrogen regulatory protein PtsN, whose amino-acid sequence MEIADILIPEGVLPHLKVTSKKQALQELSRRAADVTGLEQREIFDVLLERERLGTTGMGNGIAIPHGKLPSLDRLYGIFARADRAVEFDAIDDKPVDVIFLLLAPESAGADHLKALARVSRLLRDKGICEKIRGADSVDAIYALLTEATASNAA is encoded by the coding sequence ATGGAAATCGCGGACATCCTAATTCCGGAGGGAGTTCTCCCTCATCTGAAGGTCACCTCGAAGAAGCAGGCACTGCAGGAGCTTTCCCGCCGTGCTGCCGACGTGACCGGACTTGAGCAGAGAGAAATCTTTGACGTGCTGCTGGAGCGTGAGCGCCTGGGCACGACCGGCATGGGCAATGGCATTGCGATACCGCATGGCAAGCTGCCATCGCTTGATCGTCTCTATGGGATCTTTGCGCGCGCCGACCGTGCCGTCGAGTTCGATGCGATCGACGACAAGCCGGTGGACGTCATTTTCCTGCTGCTTGCGCCTGAATCCGCCGGTGCGGATCATTTGAAGGCCCTGGCCCGGGTCTCCCGCCTTCTGCGCGACAAGGGGATCTGCGAGAAGATCCGCGGCGCGGACAGTGTCGATGCGATCTATGCGCTTCTGACTGAAGCGACTGCCAGCAACGCGGCCTGA
- the hpf gene encoding ribosome hibernation-promoting factor, HPF/YfiA family, whose amino-acid sequence MQLSIKGKQVQVSEALNEHIERLVTAISEKYFGDPLDGSVTVSKEGSDFRTDIAVHVGREMFVRGQGIAADAYASADKAGEHIDKRLRRFKRRVRDHHRGEAGVKVAAQQYVLAADQAATEPVVEDEWQPVVVAEMTTSIEDLSVEEAVMRLELGELQVVMFRNRAHGELNVIFRRSDGNIGWIDPKGLAQG is encoded by the coding sequence ATGCAATTATCGATTAAAGGCAAGCAGGTCCAGGTCAGCGAGGCACTCAATGAACATATTGAGCGTCTAGTCACTGCGATCTCCGAGAAATACTTTGGCGATCCTCTCGACGGAAGCGTGACCGTTTCCAAGGAGGGGAGCGATTTCCGTACCGATATCGCTGTCCATGTCGGGCGCGAGATGTTCGTGCGCGGCCAGGGTATTGCGGCGGATGCTTATGCGTCCGCGGACAAGGCCGGCGAGCATATCGACAAACGCCTGCGCCGGTTCAAACGCCGCGTCCGCGATCATCATCGCGGGGAGGCTGGCGTAAAAGTTGCAGCGCAGCAGTATGTCCTCGCAGCGGACCAAGCCGCTACGGAACCCGTGGTCGAGGATGAGTGGCAGCCGGTGGTTGTCGCGGAAATGACGACCTCGATCGAAGATCTCTCGGTTGAAGAAGCCGTGATGCGTCTCGAGCTCGGGGAACTACAGGTCGTGATGTTCCGGAACAGGGCACACGGTGAATTGAATGTGATTTTCCGTCGCAGTGACGGAAATATCGGTTGGATCGATCCGAAGGGGCTGGCTCAGGGATGA
- the rpoN gene encoding RNA polymerase factor sigma-54, which translates to MALSARLDLRQSQNLVMTPQLQQAIKLLQFNNLELNEFVEAEIEQNPLLERDDGDGPATLEALEADNIAAYDKAVEGEGAPSDAAADSGWEEAPDGPDTMDRTSAESLPAGNDDPGDADYDNNWSSASVEEADPSLSPTLGSWENAGSGGGRGGEDLPGLEESVGQDKTLREHLLEQITLDIVQPDERIIAADLLDSLDDAGYYTGDLEDVAEQLACPLETVEAVLGKMQSLDPPGIFARNLSECLALQLKDRNRLDPAIQALLDNLPLLAKRDMQGLLKICGVDVEDMTEMVEEIRSLNPKPGLAFERDTSEAVIPDVLVRPAPDGTWIVELNPDTLPRVLVNNAYLSQVSRAPKQKSDREYLSECHQSANWLVRSLHQRATTILKVAGEIVRQQDGFFQHGIQYLRPLVLRDIATVIEMHESTVSRVTSNKFMATPRGIYELKYFFTSAIASSAGGDALSAEAVRFKIKKLIDEEPPTKVLSDDRIVEILKGQGVDIARRTIAKYREAMKIPSSVQRRREKSMRI; encoded by the coding sequence TTGGCGCTCTCTGCCAGACTGGACCTCAGGCAGTCCCAGAACCTGGTCATGACGCCGCAGCTGCAGCAGGCGATCAAGCTGCTGCAGTTCAACAACCTTGAGCTGAACGAATTCGTCGAAGCGGAAATCGAACAGAACCCGCTGCTTGAGCGGGATGACGGCGACGGGCCGGCGACGCTTGAAGCGCTCGAGGCGGATAATATTGCGGCCTATGACAAGGCGGTCGAGGGGGAGGGTGCTCCGAGCGATGCAGCCGCCGACAGCGGCTGGGAAGAGGCGCCCGACGGCCCCGATACGATGGACCGGACAAGTGCGGAATCCTTGCCTGCGGGCAACGATGATCCCGGTGATGCGGATTACGACAACAACTGGAGCAGTGCCAGTGTCGAGGAGGCGGACCCGTCCCTGTCGCCGACCCTCGGTAGTTGGGAGAACGCGGGCAGCGGCGGCGGGCGTGGCGGAGAGGATCTGCCGGGCCTGGAAGAGTCCGTCGGCCAGGACAAGACCCTGCGCGAGCATCTTCTTGAACAGATAACACTCGATATCGTGCAGCCGGACGAGCGAATCATCGCCGCCGATCTGCTCGATTCTCTGGACGATGCCGGCTACTACACCGGCGACCTCGAGGACGTGGCGGAGCAGCTTGCCTGTCCCCTCGAAACAGTCGAGGCCGTACTCGGAAAAATGCAGAGCCTGGACCCGCCCGGTATCTTTGCCCGAAACCTTTCGGAATGCCTCGCCTTGCAGCTGAAGGACCGGAACCGGCTCGATCCGGCGATCCAGGCACTGCTCGATAACCTGCCTCTGCTGGCCAAGCGCGACATGCAGGGGCTGCTAAAGATCTGCGGTGTCGATGTCGAGGACATGACCGAGATGGTCGAGGAGATCCGTTCCCTCAACCCGAAGCCGGGTCTCGCCTTCGAGCGGGATACCAGCGAGGCGGTCATCCCGGATGTGCTGGTACGCCCGGCACCGGACGGAACCTGGATTGTGGAGCTTAACCCGGACACCTTGCCGCGCGTGCTGGTGAACAACGCGTATCTGTCGCAGGTCAGCCGGGCGCCGAAACAGAAGTCCGACCGCGAATATCTAAGCGAGTGTCATCAGTCGGCAAACTGGCTTGTGCGCTCGCTGCATCAGCGGGCGACGACGATCCTGAAAGTGGCAGGCGAGATCGTCCGTCAGCAGGATGGCTTCTTCCAGCATGGTATTCAGTATCTCCGGCCGCTTGTGTTGCGGGACATCGCGACGGTGATCGAGATGCATGAAAGCACCGTCAGCCGCGTCACATCGAACAAGTTCATGGCGACACCGCGCGGTATTTATGAGCTTAAGTACTTCTTCACCAGTGCCATCGCATCATCGGCGGGTGGAGATGCCCTTTCCGCGGAGGCGGTTCGGTTCAAAATCAAAAAATTGATCGACGAGGAACCACCAACCAAAGTGCTATCGGATGATCGCATCGTGGAAATACTGAAGGGGCAAGGCGTCGATATCGCACGTCGAACAATCGCAAAGTATCGTGAAGCGATGAAAATTCCCTCGTCGGTTCAGAGGAGGCGCGAAAAATCGATGCGAATTTGA
- the lptB gene encoding LPS export ABC transporter ATP-binding protein: MNDSNIGETDSSSGTGDGPRLVSSNRGLVVRNLGKRYKSRPVLRDVSLSVQRGEAVGLLGPNGAGKTTCFYVITGLISADYGSIHLDGADISDLPMYRRSRLGIGYLPQEASIFRGLTVEQNIRAVLEIVEDNPSQRDALLEDLLAEFSISHLRRTPSIALSGGERRRVEIARALASHPNFILLDEPLAGIDPIAVGEIRDLISHLKDRGIGVLITDHNVRETLDIVDRAFILHDGKVLMDGAPDEIVSNHDVRRVYLGERFRL; encoded by the coding sequence ATGAACGATAGTAATATCGGCGAGACGGACAGCTCCTCGGGAACTGGCGATGGCCCGCGCCTTGTCAGCAGCAATCGCGGGCTTGTCGTGCGGAATCTCGGCAAGCGGTATAAATCGCGGCCGGTGCTGCGCGATGTCAGCCTTTCCGTGCAGCGTGGCGAGGCGGTCGGTTTGCTCGGCCCGAACGGCGCCGGCAAGACCACCTGTTTCTATGTCATTACCGGGCTGATCTCAGCGGATTACGGCTCCATCCATCTCGATGGCGCCGATATCTCGGATCTGCCGATGTACCGGCGCTCCCGTCTCGGTATCGGCTACCTGCCCCAGGAGGCCTCGATCTTCCGGGGACTGACGGTCGAGCAGAACATCCGCGCGGTCCTTGAGATCGTCGAGGACAATCCCAGCCAACGTGATGCGTTGCTGGAAGACCTGCTTGCCGAATTCTCGATCAGCCATTTGCGCCGGACCCCATCCATCGCGCTGTCGGGCGGCGAGCGGCGCCGGGTGGAGATTGCCCGCGCCCTGGCATCGCATCCGAACTTCATCCTGCTCGACGAGCCGCTGGCGGGTATCGACCCGATCGCGGTCGGGGAAATTCGCGATCTGATCTCCCATCTCAAGGATCGCGGCATCGGCGTCCTGATCACCGATCACAACGTGCGCGAGACCCTGGATATTGTCGACCGAGCTTTCATCCTGCACGATGGAAAGGTCCTTATGGACGGCGCGCCGGATGAGATCGTGTCCAATCATGACGTCCGCCGGGTTTATCTCGGCGAGCGCTTCAGGCTCTAG
- a CDS encoding LptA/OstA family protein, translating into MHNQSFHRYFSVVFGAVSLLAVILYGSAGAYGQSLQSANGDDAPVTVEADDGIEWIREDQMYVARGNARAERGGVVVAADTLTALYRDQSGATDIYRIEAIGNVVITSEKQTGYGERAVYDLDEAVAVLLGTKQPPRLETGTETITARDSLEYWDKRQIAVARGNAEAKKDDRTIRADTLIARFEEDAAGTLVAKRMDAVGNVVITTAEEVARGDEGIYNVDSETAILQGNVRITRGENQLNGERAEVNLKTGISKLLAGPDGTRQRVRGLFNPKSGKK; encoded by the coding sequence ATGCACAATCAGTCTTTTCATCGGTATTTCAGCGTTGTTTTTGGTGCCGTGTCCCTTCTCGCCGTAATCCTCTATGGCTCTGCCGGCGCTTATGGCCAATCCCTTCAATCTGCCAACGGCGACGACGCGCCTGTCACTGTCGAGGCGGATGACGGTATTGAATGGATCCGCGAAGACCAGATGTATGTGGCGCGCGGCAATGCCAGGGCCGAGCGGGGCGGGGTGGTTGTCGCCGCCGATACGTTGACCGCGCTTTATCGTGACCAGAGCGGTGCCACGGACATCTATCGGATTGAGGCGATCGGCAATGTGGTGATTACCTCCGAAAAGCAGACCGGATATGGCGAGCGGGCGGTTTATGATCTGGACGAGGCGGTTGCCGTCCTGCTCGGCACCAAGCAGCCGCCCCGGCTGGAAACCGGAACCGAGACCATCACGGCACGCGACAGTCTGGAATATTGGGACAAGCGTCAGATCGCCGTTGCTCGCGGAAATGCGGAGGCGAAGAAGGATGACCGGACGATCCGGGCCGATACACTGATTGCCCGTTTCGAGGAAGATGCCGCGGGTACTCTGGTCGCGAAACGCATGGATGCGGTCGGCAATGTTGTGATCACCACGGCCGAGGAGGTCGCGCGCGGGGACGAAGGCATCTACAATGTTGATTCGGAGACCGCCATCCTTCAGGGAAATGTGCGGATTACCCGGGGAGAGAACCAGCTGAACGGCGAACGGGCCGAAGTGAATCTCAAGACTGGTATCAGCAAATTGCTGGCCGGTCCGGACGGCACACGGCAGCGGGTCAGGGGATTGTTCAATCCGAAGTCGGGCAAGAAATGA
- the lptC gene encoding LPS export ABC transporter periplasmic protein LptC, protein MADHIAENVGGNPDGRRFIPDGPRTLRAAQFRASRLVVFMKLILPALALAIIALIVSWPQLIPDHTKFRLGDKVKNVFVAATDGLSMDQPRYVGVDEEHRPYEVTASRASQQSHGDDRLDLVNPQADLEVSDDEWMALSAATGVYDKKQKTIDLAGGVTVFHDQGYTVTSDTAQVLLDKGMARSDDPVSAHGQSGIATGEGFRIYDRGARVVFTGKSKIIFFPAQLQGGKPQGVN, encoded by the coding sequence ATGGCCGACCATATCGCGGAAAATGTGGGTGGAAACCCCGACGGTCGGCGTTTCATTCCGGACGGCCCGCGCACGCTGAGAGCAGCCCAGTTTCGCGCCAGTCGCCTTGTGGTCTTCATGAAGCTGATCCTGCCGGCATTGGCGCTGGCCATCATCGCGCTCATTGTCAGTTGGCCTCAATTGATCCCTGATCACACGAAATTCCGGCTCGGCGACAAGGTAAAGAATGTCTTTGTCGCGGCGACGGACGGTCTCAGCATGGATCAGCCGCGCTATGTCGGCGTCGATGAGGAGCACCGGCCCTACGAAGTAACGGCCTCCCGCGCGAGCCAGCAGTCCCATGGCGACGATCGGCTCGATCTGGTCAATCCGCAGGCTGACCTTGAGGTCAGCGACGATGAATGGATGGCACTTTCCGCCGCCACCGGGGTCTATGATAAAAAGCAGAAGACGATCGATCTGGCGGGCGGTGTGACGGTATTCCACGATCAGGGCTACACGGTGACGTCCGATACCGCGCAGGTGTTGCTGGATAAGGGCATGGCGAGGAGCGACGATCCGGTAAGCGCCCATGGCCAGAGCGGCATCGCGACCGGAGAGGGCTTCCGGATCTATGATCGGGGCGCACGCGTTGTGTTCACCGGCAAAAGCAAGATCATCTTCTTCCCGGCTCAACTCCAGGGCGGCAAGCCCCAGGGCGTGAATTAA
- a CDS encoding ribonuclease D → MTITLHKGDLPDGLDLGPVVAIDSETMGLRPERDRLCVVQLSSGDGNAHLVQFAKGAHDAPNLVRLLTDPNVLKLFHFARFDVAVMQAYLGVVTAPVYCTKIASKLVRTYTDRHGLKDLCRELLGVDMSKQQQSSDWGADELTEEQMTYAASDVLYLHKLREELDRRLVREGRDAIAAASFAYLPTRAALDLIGYGGEDIFSH, encoded by the coding sequence ATGACGATTACGTTGCACAAGGGCGATCTGCCGGATGGCCTCGATCTCGGGCCGGTGGTGGCGATCGACAGCGAGACCATGGGGTTGCGCCCGGAGCGCGACCGGCTCTGCGTGGTCCAGCTTTCCTCAGGCGACGGCAATGCGCATCTTGTTCAGTTCGCCAAGGGCGCTCATGACGCCCCGAACCTGGTCCGGCTGCTGACGGACCCGAATGTCCTGAAGCTGTTCCACTTCGCCCGCTTCGACGTGGCTGTCATGCAGGCCTATCTCGGCGTGGTGACGGCTCCGGTCTATTGCACGAAGATCGCGTCCAAGCTGGTACGCACCTACACGGACCGCCACGGTCTCAAGGATCTTTGCCGGGAGTTGCTCGGCGTCGACATGTCAAAGCAGCAGCAATCCTCGGATTGGGGCGCGGACGAGCTGACCGAGGAGCAGATGACCTATGCGGCATCGGACGTGCTCTATCTGCACAAGTTGCGCGAAGAGCTGGATCGTCGGCTCGTGCGTGAGGGTCGTGATGCGATCGCCGCTGCGAGCTTTGCCTACCTGCCGACCCGCGCTGCGCTTGATCTGATCGGCTATGGCGGCGAGGATATTTTCTCTCATTGA
- a CDS encoding complex I NDUFA9 subunit family protein, with translation MFRGKKVTVFGGSGFIGRNIVRELAQQGARVTVGCRDVEGAKHLKVQGVVGQVTPVHIDVTKGDGIAAALEGADMAINLCGILFESGRNRFDAVQSTAAGLIATEAAKAGVTKFVHVSAIGADANSASRYARSKAAGEAAVKSAFPTATILRPSIVFGPDDDFFNRFGTMAEAFSFLPLIGGGQTKFQPVYVDDVARAALAVLTSDAAEGQTYELGGPTIYSFRDLMELVVAQTGRKCRLVQIPFWLASLEATFLELLPTPPLTRDQVVLLKSDNVVSEGAATLADLGIKPTACEAILPTYLDRFRSGGRYNRFRAA, from the coding sequence ATGTTCCGAGGCAAGAAGGTCACCGTTTTTGGCGGCTCCGGTTTTATCGGCCGTAACATCGTGCGCGAACTCGCACAGCAAGGCGCCCGGGTGACCGTTGGCTGCCGCGATGTCGAGGGGGCCAAGCATCTCAAGGTTCAGGGTGTCGTCGGACAGGTGACCCCGGTGCATATCGACGTGACCAAGGGCGACGGCATTGCCGCGGCCCTGGAGGGCGCGGACATGGCCATCAATCTCTGCGGCATCCTGTTCGAGAGCGGGCGCAACCGGTTCGACGCCGTGCAGAGCACCGCCGCGGGCCTGATTGCTACAGAAGCAGCGAAAGCAGGCGTCACCAAGTTCGTCCATGTCTCCGCCATCGGCGCGGATGCCAATTCGGCATCCCGTTACGCCCGCAGCAAGGCCGCTGGCGAAGCCGCCGTGAAGAGCGCCTTCCCGACAGCGACCATCCTGCGGCCGAGCATCGTATTCGGTCCCGACGATGATTTCTTCAACCGCTTCGGCACGATGGCGGAAGCATTTTCCTTCCTGCCGCTTATCGGTGGCGGTCAGACGAAGTTTCAGCCGGTCTATGTCGATGATGTCGCCCGTGCCGCGCTTGCGGTGCTGACGTCCGACGCGGCGGAAGGCCAAACTTACGAGCTCGGTGGCCCGACGATCTACAGCTTCAGGGATCTGATGGAACTGGTGGTGGCGCAGACCGGTCGCAAATGCCGACTGGTCCAGATCCCGTTCTGGCTTGCCTCCCTTGAGGCAACCTTCCTCGAACTGTTGCCGACACCGCCGCTGACCCGCGATCAGGTGGTTTTGCTGAAATCGGACAATGTGGTTTCGGAAGGGGCGGCAACTCTGGCAGACTTGGGTATTAAGCCGACAGCCTGCGAGGCGATCCTGCCGACCTATCTCGACCGGTTCCGTTCCGGCGGCCGCTACAACCGCTTTCGCGCCGCCTAG